From one Pseudactinotalea sp. HY158 genomic stretch:
- the tyrS gene encoding tyrosine--tRNA ligase has product MTDILEELRWRGLIAQSTDAEALAEAFAAGPVTYYCGFDPTAASLHHGHLVQLVLLRHLQRAGHRAIALVGGATGMIGDPRQSGERVLNDKETVERWTTGLREQISTFLDFEGDNPALLVNNLDWTAQLGAIDFLREIGKHFRLGTMLAKDTVARRLASDEGISFTEFSYQILQGMDYLELFRRYGCTLQTGGNDQWGNLVSGVDLIRRVEGAGVHVLTTPLITKADGTKFGKTEGGAVWLSPELMSPYAFYQFWINTDDADVVGYLKVFTFLERAEIEELAAQVAERPAAREAQRALARAVTTLVHGANACERVEAASQALFGRGSGLDLADLDAGTLADAVAEVPRGAGEVGADTILDLLQSTGLCRSRNEARRAVSDGGAYLNNVKVTDPDRVLTDADLLAGGVALVRRGRRSLAVVTTGGA; this is encoded by the coding sequence GCGGCCGGGCCGGTCACCTACTATTGCGGCTTCGATCCGACCGCGGCGAGCCTGCACCACGGACACCTCGTGCAACTCGTGCTGCTGCGCCACCTGCAGCGCGCGGGCCACCGGGCCATCGCCCTCGTCGGCGGCGCGACCGGGATGATCGGCGATCCGCGCCAGTCCGGGGAGCGCGTGCTCAACGACAAGGAGACCGTGGAGCGGTGGACGACCGGGCTGCGCGAGCAGATCTCCACCTTCCTCGACTTCGAGGGCGACAACCCGGCGCTGCTGGTCAACAACCTCGACTGGACGGCGCAGCTGGGCGCGATCGACTTCCTGCGGGAGATCGGCAAGCACTTCCGGCTCGGCACGATGCTCGCCAAGGACACCGTCGCCCGGCGGCTGGCCTCGGACGAGGGCATCTCCTTCACCGAGTTCAGCTATCAGATCCTCCAGGGGATGGACTACCTCGAACTGTTCCGGCGCTACGGCTGCACCCTGCAGACCGGCGGCAACGACCAGTGGGGCAACCTCGTCTCCGGGGTCGACCTCATCCGCCGGGTCGAGGGCGCGGGCGTGCACGTGCTCACCACGCCCCTCATCACCAAGGCCGACGGCACGAAGTTCGGCAAGACCGAGGGCGGGGCGGTGTGGCTCTCGCCCGAGCTCATGAGCCCCTACGCCTTCTACCAGTTCTGGATCAACACCGACGACGCGGACGTCGTGGGCTACCTCAAGGTGTTCACCTTCCTCGAGCGGGCCGAGATCGAGGAGCTCGCCGCGCAGGTCGCGGAGCGGCCGGCGGCGCGCGAGGCGCAGCGGGCCCTCGCCCGCGCCGTGACGACCCTCGTGCACGGGGCGAACGCCTGCGAACGGGTCGAGGCGGCCTCCCAGGCGCTCTTCGGCCGGGGGAGCGGGCTCGACCTCGCGGACCTCGACGCCGGCACACTCGCCGATGCCGTGGCCGAGGTGCCCAGGGGGGCGGGGGAGGTCGGCGCCGACACGATCCTCGACCTGCTGCAGTCCACCGGCCTGTGCCGTAGCCGGAACGAGGCGCGGCGGGCGGTGAGCGACGGGGGCGCCTACCTGAACAACGTCAAGGTGACCGATCCCGATCGGGTGCTCACCGATGCCGACCTGCTCGCGGGCGGGGTTGCGCTCGTGCGTCGGGGTCGGCGGAGTCTTGCTGTGGTGACGACCGGGGGCGCTTGA